A part of Primulina eburnea isolate SZY01 chromosome 10, ASM2296580v1, whole genome shotgun sequence genomic DNA contains:
- the LOC140842847 gene encoding uncharacterized protein produces MCPKIKVVLAKNSKESAVFSPLMADETHFQITGLHQQHSVDLCRMTCSCRKWDLTGIPCAHTVCAIWCKQENPEAYEHRFYSVVKYKQCYSRSIMPINGPSLWPECQLTLSLPPIYKEKVGRPAKLRRRQPDEVPASRQSKLKGVKRNNKCRTCGGFGHNQRSCNITKASGLDKPTQENNEMDRGQIQTPQNYNDGYR; encoded by the coding sequence ATGTGTCCAAAAATTAAAGTTGTGTTGGCAAAGAATAGCAAGGAATCAGCTGTGTTTAGTCCTTTGATGGCTGATGAGACACATTTTCAGATCACAGGATTACACCAGCAGCACTCTGTTGACCTGTGTAGGATGACTTGCAGTTGTAGGAAATGGGATTTGACTGGAATTCCATGTGCACATACTGTTTGTGCTATTTGGTGTAAGCAAGAGAACCCCGAGGCTTATGAACATCGTTTTTACAGTGTTGTGAAATACAAGCAGTGTTACTCGCGCTCCATCATGCCTATTAATGGACCATCCCTGTGGCCTGAATGCCAGTTAACTCTTTCATTACCTCCAATCTATAAAGAAAAAGTTGGTAGGCCAGCTAAGTTGAGAAGGCGACAACCTGATGAAGTTCCTGCTTCAAGACAATCAAAGTTGAAAGGTGTGAAACGAAACAACAAGTGTCGGACATGTGGTGGGTTTGGACACAATCAAAGGAGTTGCAATATAACTAAAGCAAGTGGTTTAGATAAGCCAACACAAGAAAACAATGAAATGGACAGAGGTCAAATTCAAACACCGCAAAATTACAATGATGGATATAGGTGA